A section of the Perognathus longimembris pacificus isolate PPM17 chromosome 7, ASM2315922v1, whole genome shotgun sequence genome encodes:
- the Gja8 gene encoding gap junction alpha-8 protein gives MGDWSFLGNILEEVNEHSTVIGRVWLTVLFIFRILILGTAAEFVWGDEQSDFVCNTQQPGCENVCYDEAFPISHIRLWVLQIIFVSTPSLVYVGHAVHHVRMEEKRKEREEEPCARAGAGAGAEAEQASIRKSSSSSKGTKKFRLEGTLLRTYVCHIVFKTLFEVGFIVGHYFLYGFRILPLYRCSRWPCPNVVDCFVSRPTEKTIFILFMLSVAFVSLFLNIMEMSHLGLKGLRSAFKRPAEQPLGDLPEKPLHSIAVSSIQKAKGYQLLEEEKIVSHYFPLTEVGMVEASPLAAKPFSPFEEKLGAGALADVPRAYPETLPSYAQVGAQEALGEEQPAADGAEPEAEKTPEEPVAAPEGEKAEPPGVGKEGPKEELPAEKMAKPGLPAEKAPSLCPELSADDPRPLSRLSKASSRARSDDLTI, from the coding sequence ATGGGCGACTGGAGCTTCCTGGGGAACATCCTGGAGGAGGTGAACGAGCACTCGACGGTGATCGGGCGCGTGTGGCTGACGGTGCTCTTCATCTTCCGCATCCTCATCCTGGGCACGGCGGCCGAGTTCGTGTGGGGCGACGAGCAGTCGGACTTCGTGTGCAACACGCAGCAGCCGGGCTGCGAGAACGTGTGCTACGACGAGGCGTTCCCCATCTCGCACATCCGCCTGTGGGTGCTGCAGATCATCTTCGTGTCCACGCCGTCGCTCGTGTACGTGGGCCACGCCGTGCACCACGTGCGCATGGAGGAGAAGCGCAAGGAGCGCGAGGAGGAGCCGTGCGcgcgcgcgggcgcgggcgcgggggccGAGGCCGAGCAGGCCAGCATCCgcaagagcagcagcagcagcaagggcACCAAGAAGTTCCGGCTGGAAGGCACACTGCTGCGCACCTACGTGTGCCACATCGTCTTCAAGACGCTCTTCGAGGTGGGCTTCATCGTGGGCCACTACTTCCTCTACGGCTTCCGCATCCTGCCGCTCTACCGCTGCAGCCGCTGGCCCTGCCCCAACGTGGTGGACTGCTTCGTGTCCCGGCCCACCGAGAAGACCATCTTCATCCTCTTCATGCTCTCCGTGGCCTTCGTCTCCCTCTTCCTCAACATCATGGAGATGAGCCACCTGGGCCTCAAGGGCCTCCGGTCGGCCTTCAAGAGGCCGGCCGAGCAGCCCCTGGGTGACCTCCCCGAGAAGCCCCTGCACTCCATCGCCGTCTCCTCCATCCAGAAGGCCAAGGGCTACCAGCTGCTGGAGGAGGAGAAGATCGTCTCGCACTACTTCCCCCTCACCGAGGTGGGCATGGTGGAAGCCAGCCCGCTGGCCGCCAAGCCCTTCAGTCCCTTCGAGGAGAAGCTGGGCGCCGGCGCCCTGGCCGACGTGCCCCGCGCCTACCCGGAGACCCTGCCTTCCTACGCGCAGGTGGGCGCGCAGGAGGCGCTGGGCGAGGAGCAGCCCGCCGCCGATGGGGCCGAGCCCGAGGCGGAGAAGACCCCGGAGGAGCCCGTAGCAGCGCCCGAGGGGGAAAAGGCGGAGCCCCCCGGCGTGGGGAAGGAAGGCCCGAAGGAGGAGCTGCCGGCTGAGAAGATGGCCAAGCCCGGGCTCCCGGCAGAGAAGGCCCCTTCACTGTGCCCGGAGCTGAGCGCTGACGACCCCAGGCCCCTGAGCAGGCTGAGCAAAGCCAGCAGCCGAGCTAGGTCAGACGATCTGACCATATGA